A region from the Streptomyces tsukubensis genome encodes:
- a CDS encoding deazapurine DNA modification protein DpdA family protein → MPTFWLGAHRPYWLKQTDVPLFISNRQLARVRTLPRALGPWALDSGGFTEITTYGEWRTTPRQYVRQIYRYRDEVGRLAWASQQDLMCEEGALRMTGLSIDKHQELTVANFLTLRWHAPDLPIIPVLQGWLRPHYERCAEKFAAAGVDLTKEPLVGVGSICRRPGTFTAGWILEDLHAMGLKLHAFGYKKTGLAVSWPHVASADSMAWSKAGRYERVCGTHNSEANCLTYARSWRRDLLGHLSEARAGTYHRVR, encoded by the coding sequence CTGCCGACGTTCTGGCTCGGTGCGCACCGTCCGTACTGGCTCAAGCAGACCGATGTACCGCTGTTCATATCGAACCGCCAGCTCGCCCGTGTCCGGACGCTCCCGCGGGCTCTCGGCCCGTGGGCACTCGACAGCGGCGGCTTCACCGAGATCACCACATACGGCGAATGGCGCACCACACCCCGGCAGTACGTCCGCCAGATCTATCGGTACCGCGATGAGGTGGGCCGACTTGCCTGGGCGAGCCAGCAGGATCTCATGTGCGAGGAAGGCGCGCTGCGCATGACCGGCCTGTCCATCGACAAGCACCAGGAACTGACCGTCGCCAACTTCCTGACGCTGCGCTGGCACGCCCCCGACCTCCCGATCATCCCCGTCCTGCAGGGCTGGCTCCGGCCCCACTACGAGCGCTGCGCCGAGAAGTTCGCCGCGGCCGGGGTCGATCTCACGAAGGAGCCCCTGGTCGGCGTGGGCAGCATCTGCCGCCGGCCCGGCACGTTCACGGCGGGCTGGATCCTGGAAGACCTGCACGCCATGGGCCTGAAACTGCACGCCTTCGGCTACAAGAAGACGGGTCTCGCCGTCTCGTGGCCGCACGTGGCCTCCGCCGACAGCATGGCGTGGTCGAAGGCCGGCCGGTACGAGCGCGTTTGCGGCACCCACAACAGCGAGGCCAACTGCCTCACCTACGCGCGGAGCTGGCGCCGCGACCTCCTGGGCCACCTGTCCGAGGCCCGCGCCGGTACGTACCACCGGGTTCGGTGA
- a CDS encoding helix-turn-helix domain-containing protein: MSGAGARVGVGTRFRYDSESVEVVEMAATAAGNEVVLKDERGRLLRLSLKELLFSDRAALIADQPGPSADDDQEIASVVLDQLQASERSQVLERAGHVRELLTGFRSGSPELAGNGEPRRDYVPGGPVEPKYTAKAKELGIHVRTVKQWVADFRRHGEAGLAAKKKQSRGPTAKADERWVEAALEVMAEHLGESTPTRKIVIERTRARVIARHGADCVRLPSQATAYRILSELERRHPLFRLAAKRNRDIADRPEGPYGKLRPTRPGEYMLMDTTRLDVFAFDPLTLRWVQAELTVAMDWYTRCITGLRVTPVSTKAVDVSAVLFQCFRPRPAGRDWPRGALWPEHGIPRAVLVDVEGATGAGLASPPVVPETLVVDHGKVYVSEHLTSVCRRMGISLQPARLRTGRDKGPVERFFRSLREGLLEALPGYKGPDIHSRGENPEGDAFFFLDELEAIIREWVAVVYHCRPHAGLVDPGVPGLRMSPAQMFEHGMARAGYIEVPRDPCLAFEFLATKWRTVQHYGVEIDRRRYRGPGLPAPGIRSPYDGPGKNSWPFQVDPDDITRIFFRHPDTRAWHTLVWEHAPAARMPLSEDALAFARKLAAAKHRYPDDRLAVAGLLDRWNLGLGTTLAERRMALRLSREQAGIDLPATEELAPAALPSVRRALGHGSESVAAPVLREEAVEGGDDDAADDLDGDGGFYADALEDV; this comes from the coding sequence GTGAGCGGGGCCGGGGCCCGGGTGGGGGTCGGAACACGATTCCGCTACGACAGTGAGAGCGTCGAGGTGGTGGAGATGGCCGCGACGGCAGCCGGTAACGAGGTGGTCCTCAAGGACGAGCGGGGGCGGCTTCTGCGCTTGTCGTTGAAAGAACTCCTGTTCTCCGACCGGGCGGCCCTCATCGCCGATCAGCCCGGCCCGTCGGCGGACGATGACCAAGAGATTGCCTCGGTGGTTCTGGACCAGCTGCAGGCGAGCGAACGAAGTCAGGTCCTGGAACGGGCCGGACATGTACGGGAGCTGCTGACGGGCTTCCGCTCAGGGAGCCCTGAGCTGGCAGGCAATGGGGAACCTCGCCGCGACTACGTGCCTGGCGGGCCGGTGGAACCCAAGTACACGGCCAAGGCGAAGGAACTGGGGATCCACGTCCGCACCGTCAAGCAGTGGGTGGCTGACTTCCGGCGGCACGGCGAAGCCGGGCTGGCAGCGAAGAAGAAGCAGTCCCGGGGGCCAACCGCCAAGGCCGATGAACGATGGGTGGAAGCGGCCTTGGAAGTGATGGCCGAGCACCTGGGCGAGTCGACACCCACACGGAAGATCGTGATCGAGCGCACCCGCGCTCGCGTGATTGCCCGCCACGGCGCCGATTGTGTTCGTCTCCCGAGCCAGGCGACGGCCTACCGGATTCTTTCTGAGCTGGAGCGCCGCCATCCGCTGTTCCGGCTGGCGGCGAAGCGGAATCGGGACATCGCCGACCGGCCCGAGGGCCCGTACGGGAAGCTGCGGCCGACGCGGCCGGGCGAGTACATGCTGATGGACACCACCCGGCTGGACGTGTTCGCGTTCGACCCGCTCACGCTGCGGTGGGTACAGGCCGAGCTGACGGTGGCGATGGACTGGTACACCCGCTGCATCACCGGTCTTCGGGTGACGCCGGTGTCTACGAAGGCGGTGGATGTGAGCGCGGTGCTGTTCCAGTGCTTCCGGCCGCGGCCTGCGGGGCGGGACTGGCCGCGGGGTGCGCTCTGGCCCGAGCATGGCATCCCGCGTGCGGTCCTGGTCGATGTCGAGGGCGCGACGGGTGCGGGGCTGGCCTCGCCGCCGGTGGTGCCCGAGACCCTGGTGGTCGATCACGGCAAGGTGTACGTCTCGGAGCATCTGACCAGCGTGTGCCGCCGGATGGGCATCTCCCTGCAGCCGGCCCGGCTGCGCACGGGCCGGGACAAAGGGCCGGTGGAGCGGTTCTTCCGCTCCCTGCGCGAGGGCCTGCTGGAGGCGCTGCCCGGCTACAAGGGGCCGGACATCCACTCGCGCGGTGAGAACCCGGAAGGCGATGCGTTCTTCTTCCTCGACGAGCTGGAGGCGATCATTAGGGAGTGGGTCGCGGTGGTGTACCACTGCCGCCCGCATGCTGGTCTGGTCGATCCGGGGGTGCCGGGCCTGCGGATGTCGCCAGCCCAGATGTTCGAGCACGGTATGGCGCGCGCCGGATACATCGAAGTGCCGCGGGACCCCTGCCTCGCTTTTGAGTTCCTGGCGACGAAGTGGCGCACGGTCCAGCACTACGGCGTCGAAATCGACCGGCGCCGCTACCGCGGGCCAGGTCTCCCCGCCCCGGGTATCCGCAGCCCGTACGACGGGCCGGGAAAGAACAGCTGGCCGTTCCAGGTCGACCCGGACGACATCACCCGAATCTTCTTCCGCCACCCTGATACCCGCGCCTGGCACACCCTTGTCTGGGAACACGCACCGGCTGCCCGGATGCCGTTGAGCGAGGACGCGCTGGCTTTCGCCCGGAAGCTGGCCGCGGCCAAGCACCGCTACCCCGATGACCGGCTCGCAGTCGCGGGCCTGCTGGATCGGTGGAACCTGGGGCTGGGCACCACGCTCGCCGAACGGCGCATGGCCCTGCGCCTGTCCCGCGAACAGGCAGGCATCGACCTGCCGGCCACCGAGGAGCTCGCACCTGCTGCGCTGCCGTCCGTACGCCGCGCCCTGGGACACGGCAGCGAATCGGTGGCAGCACCCGTACTGCGGGAGGAAGCCGTTGAGGGCGGGGACGATGACGCGGCGGACGACCTGGACGGCGACGGCGGCTTCTACGCGGACGCGCTGGAGGACGTGTGA
- a CDS encoding DUF317 domain-containing protein codes for MTVDIAPPAFSTTVEALRLRSWQLGPGQPAAVLDQFSDTDFKLVVDDRADVHINSRDGRFHLGWFPGGRPGTDGEGWKLAVTGTAEVPGYQVSFDTETPAQIVAAAVAAVLTTSQPR; via the coding sequence GTGACCGTCGATATCGCCCCGCCCGCATTCTCCACGACTGTCGAGGCCCTGCGGCTGCGTTCCTGGCAGCTCGGCCCGGGCCAGCCGGCCGCGGTGCTCGACCAGTTCTCCGACACCGACTTCAAACTGGTCGTCGACGACCGCGCCGACGTCCACATCAACAGCAGGGATGGCCGTTTCCACCTGGGCTGGTTCCCGGGAGGCCGTCCCGGGACCGACGGCGAGGGCTGGAAACTTGCCGTCACCGGGACAGCCGAGGTTCCCGGCTACCAGGTGTCCTTCGACACCGAGACCCCGGCGCAGATCGTGGCCGCCGCCGTAGCGGCCGTCCTCACTACCTCTCAGCCGCGCTGA
- a CDS encoding DUF317 domain-containing protein, which translates to MNPHHPLVPSHNDPSGRDLFWVVPRHLAGDDGILAEQVGATLTGLGWRMWPTSRSTLLYTSPDGLCGAEWVRACYPIELGGLPVAWQITARAHPDSVLREWNVYITEGVPHEAVADFLLALNARTEPTAGFTGPHTVLDALVAQGWLLDIDHPATTATAPDLAATVSLEAIPEHVFDADPRPGLAGWQAWADPCTGTGLLWCATFSASVPHDLVAAFASSLASPAPVPRRTLPDGARDRLTVIPPG; encoded by the coding sequence CTGAACCCCCACCACCCCCTCGTCCCCTCCCACAACGACCCGTCGGGCCGCGACCTGTTCTGGGTTGTTCCGCGCCACCTGGCCGGCGACGACGGCATTCTCGCCGAACAGGTCGGCGCCACCCTCACCGGCCTGGGCTGGCGGATGTGGCCGACCAGCCGCAGCACACTCCTCTATACGAGTCCGGACGGACTGTGCGGCGCGGAATGGGTGCGCGCCTGCTATCCGATCGAGCTCGGCGGACTCCCCGTCGCGTGGCAGATCACCGCCCGCGCCCACCCGGACAGCGTGCTGCGCGAATGGAACGTCTACATCACCGAGGGCGTCCCGCACGAAGCGGTCGCCGACTTCCTCCTCGCCCTGAACGCCCGCACCGAACCGACTGCTGGCTTCACCGGGCCCCACACCGTGCTGGACGCGCTCGTCGCCCAGGGCTGGCTCCTCGATATCGACCACCCCGCCACCACCGCCACCGCCCCCGACCTCGCCGCCACCGTCTCCCTCGAAGCCATCCCCGAGCACGTCTTCGACGCCGACCCCCGCCCCGGCCTCGCCGGCTGGCAGGCATGGGCCGACCCGTGCACCGGCACCGGACTGCTGTGGTGCGCCACCTTCAGCGCCAGCGTCCCCCACGACCTCGTCGCCGCCTTCGCCTCCTCCCTCGCCTCACCCGCCCCCGTACCCCGCCGCACCCTGCCCGACGGCGCCCGCGACCGGCTCACCGTCATCCCGCCCGGCTGA
- a CDS encoding TniQ family protein, giving the protein MRTLPLRYAPHPGEALDSWQEFLAHKLHCPFTDVLRALGLPNRDPALAAPVLPRWTTLAAREELAAIAQATGVPETVLTKMTLQPFDGHAVVILTERRQVHRQLLWGRSGSRFCPACLEESGGRWQVTWRLGWSFACTRHHVLLADRCPACGHIPRLRAHPRGETPRPGLCASAAPGTGPRPRRCHHRLAAAPVTAIAPDGPLSQTQRLIETLLVAPDRAVCWPLYGPAGAPLGVVLRDAKCLGALVLNHATSTDLQPMAPADVLDQLERYRTDPLPTTSQRTPDTRRVDRHSYFAPADSAATAIAVAAAIRVLQAADIHAAGSAVQWLTDRVAATRRQLHPGNIVGLGGTVSPALEAALRNSREAQIMPVARLRHRTAIHSTRPPADQDVRARMLPTALWPAWALRLSPRHPDGKPVARRADELLAVACLLVGNATSIAAATRLTGTTVSSHNVSTLLADLTRRDDCTDVLHALILLADHLDTHGAPIDYHRRRTLFTPAPTSSTPRSGGPCRAGCARTTPPAPRTPNAGSSRS; this is encoded by the coding sequence ATGAGGACTCTGCCGCTGCGGTACGCACCGCATCCAGGCGAGGCGCTGGACTCCTGGCAGGAATTCCTCGCCCACAAGCTGCACTGCCCCTTCACCGACGTGCTCCGCGCGCTGGGCCTGCCCAACCGTGACCCGGCCCTCGCCGCCCCGGTCCTGCCGCGCTGGACCACCCTGGCCGCCCGGGAGGAGCTGGCCGCCATCGCCCAGGCCACCGGGGTACCCGAGACGGTTCTCACCAAGATGACGCTGCAGCCCTTCGACGGGCACGCGGTGGTGATCCTCACCGAACGGCGCCAGGTGCACCGGCAACTGCTGTGGGGGCGCTCGGGCTCCCGCTTCTGCCCCGCCTGCCTGGAGGAGAGCGGTGGACGCTGGCAGGTGACCTGGCGCCTGGGCTGGTCCTTCGCCTGCACCCGCCACCACGTTCTGCTCGCCGACCGCTGCCCCGCCTGCGGGCACATTCCGCGCCTGCGTGCCCACCCCCGCGGTGAGACTCCCCGCCCGGGGCTGTGTGCGAGCGCAGCACCGGGCACCGGACCCCGTCCCCGCCGCTGCCACCACCGCCTCGCCGCCGCCCCGGTCACCGCGATCGCACCCGACGGCCCTCTGTCGCAGACCCAGCGCCTGATCGAGACCCTCCTCGTGGCCCCGGACCGTGCGGTGTGCTGGCCGCTGTACGGGCCGGCGGGGGCGCCGTTGGGGGTGGTGCTGCGCGACGCGAAGTGTCTGGGAGCGCTGGTCCTCAACCATGCAACGTCCACCGATCTGCAGCCGATGGCCCCGGCCGACGTACTGGACCAGCTGGAGCGCTACCGCACCGACCCGCTGCCCACCACGTCGCAGCGCACCCCGGACACCCGGCGGGTGGACCGGCACAGCTACTTTGCCCCCGCTGATTCCGCAGCGACTGCCATAGCGGTCGCGGCGGCGATCCGAGTCCTGCAGGCCGCGGACATCCACGCCGCGGGCAGCGCCGTGCAGTGGCTAACTGACCGGGTGGCCGCCACCCGCCGCCAGCTCCACCCCGGCAACATCGTCGGCCTCGGCGGAACCGTTTCCCCGGCACTGGAAGCAGCCCTGCGCAACAGCCGGGAAGCACAGATCATGCCGGTCGCCCGACTGCGCCACCGCACCGCCATCCACTCCACCCGCCCACCGGCCGACCAGGACGTGCGGGCCCGTATGCTGCCCACCGCCCTGTGGCCCGCATGGGCCCTGCGGCTGTCTCCGCGGCACCCGGACGGCAAACCAGTGGCCCGGCGCGCGGACGAACTCCTCGCCGTGGCCTGCCTCCTGGTGGGCAACGCGACTTCCATCGCCGCCGCGACCCGCCTGACCGGCACCACCGTCAGCAGCCACAACGTTTCCACTCTCCTGGCCGACCTCACCCGGCGTGACGACTGCACCGACGTCCTGCACGCGCTGATCCTGCTGGCCGACCACCTCGACACCCACGGCGCCCCGATCGACTACCACCGCCGCCGCACCCTGTTCACCCCCGCGCCCACTTCCTCGACCCCCAGGTCTGGCGGACCCTGCAGAGCCGGCTGCGCTCGAACCACACCCCCGGCGCCGCGCACGCCCAACGCTGGATCTTCCAGGTCCTGA
- a CDS encoding TnsA-like heteromeric transposase endonuclease subunit, which produces MEDLSWTTVSVDLLRSATPWRTFRWHRGQRHYSGSYWAATMREQVIYESRLELTKLLYADFDPLVHGIVAQPFLMKTMAGATVRSHIPDYLLITGQGPVVVDVKPHRQLTRPEVAITFDWTRRAVEARGWRYEIWSEPPEAELENIRFLAGFRRDWLFRPEVLDELRLADLDGVPLDAAVQQLPRWPGPCVRAAVHHLLWTHELRVDLGEPLAPSRLLRRTA; this is translated from the coding sequence GTGGAGGACCTGTCGTGGACAACAGTGTCCGTCGACCTGCTGAGGTCGGCGACTCCGTGGCGGACGTTCCGGTGGCACCGAGGACAGAGGCACTATTCCGGAAGCTACTGGGCAGCGACCATGCGTGAGCAGGTGATCTACGAGTCACGGCTGGAGCTGACGAAACTCCTCTACGCCGACTTCGACCCGCTCGTGCACGGCATTGTGGCCCAGCCGTTCCTGATGAAGACCATGGCGGGGGCCACGGTCCGAAGCCATATCCCGGACTATCTGCTGATCACCGGCCAGGGGCCGGTGGTGGTGGACGTCAAGCCGCACCGGCAGCTGACCAGGCCAGAGGTGGCGATCACCTTCGACTGGACCCGGCGGGCGGTGGAGGCCCGGGGCTGGCGGTACGAGATCTGGAGCGAACCGCCGGAAGCGGAACTGGAAAACATCCGCTTCCTGGCTGGCTTCCGCCGCGACTGGCTCTTCCGTCCTGAGGTACTCGACGAACTGCGCCTGGCCGACCTCGACGGAGTGCCGTTGGATGCTGCGGTGCAGCAACTTCCCCGCTGGCCGGGGCCCTGTGTCCGCGCTGCAGTCCACCACCTGTTGTGGACGCATGAGCTGCGGGTAGACCTCGGCGAGCCGCTGGCCCCCTCGCGGCTGTTGCGGCGGACAGCGTGA
- a CDS encoding AAA family ATPase — protein sequence MSIPPRLDPGNLALSRKEDFKAFVDTPRRDQPQALNRSELAALTVDERDAYNRQRRGWHANLGPIRTPQLAALHEDLWDILDSNVQDGDKAKGAVAVDAFPGLGKTTAVLAFAREFHRREIAELGEFTALGHERWPVCRVGLTGNTGMKDLNRAMLEFFGHPGRVTSTAAQLGLQALDCVLSCEVRLLVLDDLHFLKWRNTSGIEVSNHLKWIANEFPVTLLKVGVGLADKGLFSEGETVGETALAQTGRRTTRLDMPPFTIDTEPGRRHWRQLLLALEQRIVLADTHPGMLADNLSDYLFARSTGHIGSLMTLINRGCQRAQRTGTERLTQDLLDQVKNDTAAEQARRELTYALHAGKATSRPRRTRGSR from the coding sequence GTGAGCATCCCGCCCCGGCTGGACCCGGGGAATCTGGCGCTGTCACGCAAAGAGGACTTCAAAGCGTTCGTCGACACGCCCCGACGTGACCAGCCGCAGGCGTTGAACCGGTCCGAGCTGGCCGCCCTGACCGTCGACGAGCGAGACGCCTACAACCGGCAGCGCCGGGGATGGCATGCCAACCTGGGGCCGATCCGTACCCCACAACTGGCAGCACTGCACGAGGACTTGTGGGACATCCTCGACAGCAACGTGCAGGACGGCGACAAGGCCAAGGGAGCCGTGGCCGTGGACGCGTTCCCGGGCCTGGGCAAGACGACCGCCGTCTTGGCGTTCGCCCGCGAGTTCCACCGCCGGGAAATCGCCGAGCTGGGCGAGTTCACCGCCCTGGGGCACGAGCGGTGGCCGGTGTGCCGGGTGGGGCTGACCGGCAACACGGGGATGAAGGACCTCAACCGGGCCATGCTGGAGTTCTTCGGCCACCCAGGAAGAGTCACTTCCACAGCCGCCCAGCTCGGCCTGCAGGCCCTGGACTGTGTCCTGTCCTGCGAGGTCAGACTGCTCGTCCTGGACGACCTGCACTTCCTGAAGTGGCGCAACACCAGCGGCATCGAGGTCAGCAACCACCTCAAATGGATCGCCAACGAGTTCCCCGTCACCCTCCTCAAGGTCGGCGTGGGCCTGGCCGACAAGGGCCTGTTCAGCGAGGGCGAAACCGTCGGCGAGACAGCTCTGGCCCAGACCGGGCGGCGCACCACCCGCCTGGACATGCCGCCCTTCACCATCGACACCGAGCCAGGCCGCCGCCACTGGCGGCAGCTCCTCCTCGCCCTGGAGCAGCGCATCGTCCTGGCCGACACCCACCCCGGCATGCTCGCCGACAACCTGTCGGACTACCTCTTCGCCCGCAGCACCGGACACATCGGCTCGCTGATGACACTGATCAACCGCGGCTGCCAGCGCGCCCAGCGCACCGGCACCGAACGCCTCACCCAGGACCTCCTCGACCAGGTCAAGAACGACACTGCCGCCGAACAGGCCCGCCGGGAACTCACTTATGCGCTGCACGCGGGCAAGGCCACCAGCCGGCCACGCCGGACCCGGGGCTCCCGATGA